One window of the Salvia splendens isolate huo1 chromosome 1, SspV2, whole genome shotgun sequence genome contains the following:
- the LOC121751380 gene encoding protein BPS1, chloroplastic-like — protein MSRPQEPHRPFLPFGNPFRRMSPKGSYLSPKLLALLNTFEETLQGRIKNLRPVGRDDVLCLSWMRFAMDTLCEIHTDVKALITDLELPVSDWDDKWIDAYLDDSVQLLDICIAFSSEISQLKQGHLFLKCVLRNFGDAPAKQLEWARSSADGWKQHVAKKNPKFDNCFSAMDILAEKLDLPKIKNSAKGKILMQAMYGVKVVSLLVCSIFAAAFSGSTKKLLDLQVPETFSWASAFSELQAFVNTEIRSLHSNGRTAILKELEAVDTDVNKLYPIVQEVGNMVEAQVLENSILDLGKSAEKLSQGLDLLAKDVDKFFQIVLMGRDALLGNLRIGGNASNGLHRVNTKVGGMVR, from the coding sequence ATGAGCCGCCCACAAGAACCACACAGGCCTTTCCTCCCCTTTGGAAACCCTTTCCGTAGGATGTCACCAAAGGGTTCATACCTGTCCCCTAAACTTCTTGCTTTGTTGAACACCTTTGAAGAGACATTGCAGGGTAGGATTAAAAATCTTAGGCCAGTAGGTAGGGATGATGTCCTGTGCTTGTCCTGGATGAGGTTTGCGATGGACACACTGTGTGAAATTCATACCGACGTGAAAGCATTAATTACGGATCTTGAACTCCCTGTTTCTGATTGGGATGACAAATGGATAGATGCATATCTAGATGATAGTGTACAGTTGCTTGATATTTGCATTGCTTTCAGCTCCGAGATATCTCAGCTGAAACAGGGCCACCTCTTTCTTAAATGTGTCTTGCGCAACTTTGGTGATGCCCCTGCAAAACAGCTTGAATGGGCCCGTTCTTCCGCAGACGGATGGAAGCAACATGTTGCTAAGAAGAATCCAAAATTTGATAACTGCTTCTCTGCCATGGATATCCTGGCTGAAAAACTGGACTTACCAAAAATCAAGAACTCGGCCAAGGGAAAGATCTTGATGCAAGCAATGTATGGAGTCAAGGTTGTCAGTCTCTTGGTATGTAGCATATTTGCTGCTGCATTCTCTGGTTCCACAAAGAAGTTATTGGATCTACAGGTTCCCGAAACTTTCTCATGGGCATCCGCGTTTTCTGAGCTCCAGGCTTTTGTAAATACTGAAATAAGAAGCCTACATTCGAATGGGAGGACCGCGATACTGAAGGAGCTAGAAGCTGTTGACACAGATGTGAATAAGTTATACCCAATTGTGCAAgaagtggggaacatggttgAAGCTCAAGTGTTGGAAAACTCTATATTAGATTTAGGAAAATCGGCAGAAAAACTCTCACAAGGACTTGATCTACTCGCAAAGGACGTAGACAAGTTCTTCCAGATAGTTCTAATGGGACGCGACGCTTTACTTGGTAACCTTAGGATCGGTGGTAATGCATCTAACGGTTTGCATCGAGTTAACACCAAAGTAGGAGGCATGGTTAGGTGA
- the LOC121751321 gene encoding probable polygalacturonase: MLKAVSLLVVVLVVGVTIFDGVESRKTKRRIQESFDYSAISCRAHTASILDFGGVGDGATLNTGAFQQAVDHLSQYASEGGAQLVVPAGKWLTGSFNLTSHFTLYLHKDAVLLASQDIKSWPVVDPLPSYGHGRDTAGGRYISLIFGTNLTDVVVTGENGTIDGQGDLWWQQFHKKKLKYTRPYLIEIMHSDTVQISNLTFLNSPSWNVHPVYSRNVIIQGITILAPVTSPNTDGINPDSCTNTRIEDTYIVSGDDCIAVKSGWDEYGISYGMPTKQLVIRRLTCISPYSAAIALGSEMSGGIQDVRAQDITAINTESGVRIKTGVGRGGYVKDIYVKGMTLHTMKWVFWMTGNYGSHADNHYDPNALPEIKGINYRDVIAENATMAARLEGIAGDPFTGICMSNVTIGLAAKAKKYPWTCTDVAGVTGGVVPPPCQLLPAAGEGEGMCDFPAENLPIDNVELQTCSY, translated from the exons ATGCTGAAGGCAGTTTCGTTGTTGGTGGTGGTTCTAGTTGTTGGAGTGACGATCTTCGACGGCGTCGAGAGCCGGAAAACGAAACGGAGGATTCAAGAGTCTTTCGATTACTCAGCCATCAGCTGCAGAGCTCACACTGCATCGATACTTGATTTTGGCGGAGTGGGAGATGGCGCCACGCTCAACACCGGTGCCTTTCAGCAAGCGGTCGATCATCTCAGCCAATATGCATCCGAGGGCGGAGCTCAGCTCGTAGTTCCGGCCGGGAAATGGCTTACGGGGAGCTTCAACCTCACCAGCCATTTCACTCTCTATCTCCACAAAGATGCTGTCCTTCTTGCCTCTCAG GATATAAAGTCGTGGCCGGTGGTGGATCCTCTGCCGTCGTACGGCCATGGAAGGGATACGGCTGGTGGGAGGTATATCAGCCTTATATTTGGGACTAATCTCACTGATGTTGTTGTCACTG GTGAAAATGGAACAATTGATGGGCAGGGTGATCTGTGGTGGCAGCAGTTTCACAAGAAGAAGTTGAAATACACTAGGCCTTATCTCATTGAAATCATGCATTCAGACACAGTTCAGATATCCAATCTCACTTTTCTCAATTCTCCCTCATGGAATGTCCATCCTGTCTATAGCAG GAATGTCATCATCCAAGGGATCACAATTCTTGCCCCTGTCACTTCTCCTAATACAGATGGGATCAATCCAG ATTCTTGCACCAACACAAGAATTGAGGACACCTACATCGTCTCCGGCGACGACTGCATAGCGGTGAAGAGCGGGTGGGACGAGTACGGGATCAGCTACGGCATGCCCACCAAGCAGCTCGTCATCCGCCGCCTCACCTGCATCTCCCCCTACAGCGCCGCCATCGCCCTCGGGAGCGAGATGTCCGGCGGCATCCAGGATGTCAGGGCACAAGACATCACAGCCATCAACACAGAATCCGGGGTCAGAATCAAGACAGGAGTAGGCAGGGGAGGCTATGTCAAAGATATATATGTAAAAGGCATGACTCTGCACACAATGAAATGGGTTTTTTGGATGACCGGAAACTACGGCTCCCACGCCGACAACCACTACGACCCCAACGCCCTACCGGAGATCAAAGGGATAAACTACCGCGACGTCATTGCTGAAAATGCCACAATGGCAGCCCGCCTCGAAGGGATCGCTGGTGATCCCTTCACAGGCATCTGCATGTCCAACGTGACCATCGGACTGGCGGCCAAGGCCAAGAAGTACCCGTGGACGTGCACAGACGTCGCTGGGGTTACTGGAGGCGTGGTGCCGCCGCCATGCCAGCTCCTGCCAGCAGCAGGAGAAGGAGAAGGGATGTGTGATTTCCCTGCAGAAAATCTACCTATAGATAATGTAGAGCTACAGACATGTTCATATTAG
- the LOC121751346 gene encoding sphingoid long-chain bases kinase 2, mitochondrial-like encodes MISCAVAIIPMAKPSFIRAEQPLASDLTADCTGGGSSGATSRRRDLVFVVNPRGANGRTGKEWKKLLPFLRSRLRSDCNICESLTSGPCHAIDITREAIREGADAVIAVGGDGTLHEVVNGFFWGGKPVSDHDQSGHTTALGLIPLGTGSDFARTFGWKNDPYEAIERISRGIRSRIDVGVITGESAESHYFINVADVHLSAKAGYYASRYKKFGNLCYVIGALQAFFGHHNQDLRIKVDDGDWEVYSQVTALCIGNAKYFGGGMKITPNAHPSSRNFEVVALQDFKWYDFILKLHKLYNGTHLSVKNVSSRSACTIEVEVIGGSRSIFVQSDGEYLGFLPRKFSIFPSVIEMIS; translated from the exons ATGATTTCGTGTGCAGTGGCGATCATCCCAATGGCTAAGCCCTCGTTTATCAGAGCAGAGCAACCGCTCGCTTCGGATCTCACCGCCGACTGTACGGGCGGTGGAAGCAGTGGCGCCACCTCTCGCCGCCGAGACCTCGTCTTCGTCGTCAATCCTCGAG GAGCTAATGGAAGGACTGGCAAGGAGTGGAAGAAACTATTGCCTTTCCTGAGGTCTCGCCTTCGTTCAGATTGCAAT ATATGCGAATCTCTGACTTCTGGTCCGTGCCATGCCATTGATATTACAAGGGAG GCCATACGTGAGGGTGCCGATGCAGTGATTGCAGTAGGAGGTGACGGAACCCTTCATGAG GTCGTTAATGGCTTCTTCTGGGGTGGGAAACCAGTTTCTGATCACGACCAATCTGGTCATACAACTGCTCTTGGT CTTATTCCCTTGGGAACTGGATCTGACTTTGCTAGAACATTTGGCTG GAAAAATGACCCTTATGAAGCCATTGAACGCATTTCGAGAG GGATAAGATCTCGCATTGATGTTGGCGTTATTACTGGAGAGAGTGCAGAGTCGCACTATTTCATAAATGTTGCTGATGTTCATTT GAGCGCTAAGGCCGGTTATTATGCATCAAGATACAAGAAGTTTGGTAATTTGTGTTATGTTATAGGTGCTTTGCAAGCATTTTTTGGCCATCACAACCAGGATCTTAGAATAAAG GTTGACGATGGTGACTGGGAAGTTTATTCCCAGGTAACAGCTCTTTGCATTGGGAATGCCAAATATTTTGGTGGTGGAATGAAGATTACTCCAAACGCACATCCGTCTAGCAGGAATTTTGAG GTGGTTGCTCTTCAGGACTTCAAATGGTATGATTTCATCCTCAAGCTGCACAAGCTATACAATGGAACACACTTGTCTGTGAAAAATGTATCTTCTAGAAG TGCATGTACAATTGAAGTCGAGGTGATTGGTGGCAGTCGCAGTATATTTGTCCAGTCGGATGGGGAATATTTGGGATTCCTTCCAAGAAAGTTCAGCATTTTTCCTAGTGTAATAGAAATGATATCCTAG